The following proteins are encoded in a genomic region of Vulpes vulpes isolate BD-2025 chromosome X, VulVul3, whole genome shotgun sequence:
- the PLXNB3 gene encoding plexin-B3 isoform X1: MRLPWCHTARETPPLPPCEAVPAMAPRPPLGPHLLLALLLSLPPPPTRARHFSAPNATFNHLALAPGPGTLYVGAVNRLFQLSPELRLQAVAVTGPVLDSPDCVPFRDPADCPHARLTDNANQLLLVSGRARELVACGQVRQGVCDKRRLDDVAHVLYQAEDPGDGQFVAANAPGVATVGLVVQAPDRDLLLVARGLAGKLSAGVPPLTVRQLAGPQPFSSEGLGRLVVGDLSDYNNSYVGAFAAGRSAYFVFRRRGARAQADYRSYAARVCLGDANLYSYVEVPLACRGQGLIQAAAVTPSTLLGAFAAGPGGAGAALCAFPLARLDASMEHARRLCYTAGGRGPGGAEEATVEYGVTSRCAALPADSPESYPCGDEHTPSPIAGRQPLEAEPLLQLEQPISAVAGLQADGHTIAFLGDTQGQLHKVFLNGSHGHVYHSQQVGPRGSAISPDLLVDGNGSHVYVLTAQQVDRVPVAACSEFPDCTSCLQARDPLCGWCVLQGRCTLKGQCGRAAQANQWLWSYEDSHCPHVQSLLPAYRPRQEQGQVTLSVPRLPTLAADEYFHCAFGDYDSLAHVEGPHVACVTPPQDQLPLNPPGTDHITLPLALMFEDVAVAATNFSFYDCSAVQALEVAAPCRACVGSIWRCHWCPRSSRCVYGEHCPEGEGTIYSAQEADVQVRGPGACPRVEGLAGPVLLPVGWKSHLALRVRNLQHFGSLPASYHCWLELPGKLQRLPASLEETSGDVGLISCQAQQLHPSVAQQELRVPIYVTRGKAQRLDNAHTLHVTLYDCAVGHPDCSRCQAANGSLGCVWCSHRQPACRYGPLCPPEAVELLCPSPRIDRIEPLTGPPEGGLALTIWGSNLGRDFAEVQDAVNVAGRPCSPEPSLYRTSARIVCVTSPAPNGTTGPIQVAIKNRPPGISTQHFTYQDPILLSLSPHWGPQAGGTQLTIHGQHLQTGGNISAFVGAQPCPIQEPVCPEAIVCHTMSQASPGEAVVRVVFGHAQRTLLTSPFQYTANPQLVAAEPSVSFRGGGRLIRVRGTGLDVVQQPLLSVWLAATAEVQAAGVEPRNPTPRTSCGGPAAAPQACIQLREGLLQCSTVCSINSSSLLLCQSPAVPDGVHPQRVFFTLDNVHVDFASANGGQDFQYQPNPRLAPLSREKPTRPYRLKPGNVLDVEGQGLNLGISKEEVRVHIGDGECLVKTLTLTHLYCEPPSRAPQPANGSSALPQFVVQMGNVRLALGPVQYETEPTLSAFPVEAQVGLGLGAAVLITAVLLLTLMYRHKSKQALRDYQKVLVQLENLEIGVGDQCRKEFTDLMTEMTDLSSDLEASGIPFLDYHTYAERVFFPGHGGCPLQPALEGPGEEGRRAPVRQGLTQLSNLLNSKLFLLTLIHTLEEQPSFSQRDRCHVASLLSLALHGKLEYLTDILRTLLSDLAAHYVHKNPKLMLRRTETMVEKLLTNWLSICLYAFLKEVAGEPLYMLLRAIQYQVDKGPVDAVTGKAKRTLNDSRLLREDVEFRPLTLMVLAGPRAGGAAGGGAVQRVPARVLDTDTITQVKEKVLEQVYKGTPFSQRPSAHALDLEWRSGLAGHLTLSDEDLTSVTHNHWKRLNTLQHYKVPDGATVGLIPQLHNGGAVSQSLAQNCTLGENVPMLEDGEEGGVHLWHLVKGTEEPEGAKARRSSLRERERERARAKAIPEIYLTRLLSMKGTLQKFVDDTFQAILSVNRPVPIAIKYLFDFLDELAEKHGIEDPETLHIWKTNSLLLRFWVNTLKNPQLIFDVRVSDNVDAILAVIAQTFIDSCTVSEHKVGRAHSYPEQDSPVNKLLYAREIPRYKQMVERYYSDIRQSSPASYQEMNSALAELSGNYTSAPHCLEALQELYNHIHRYYDQIISALEEDPVGQKMQLACRLQQVAALVENKVTDL; this comes from the exons ATGCGCCTCCCTTGGTGCCACACTGCCCGGGAGACCCCTCCGCTGCCCCCCTGCGAGGCG GTGCCTGCGATGGCTCCCCGGCCTCCCCTcggcccccacctcctgctcgCGCTGCTGCTGAGCCTGCCGCCGCCCCCAACGCGGGCCCGTCACTTCTCGGCCCCCAACGCCACCTTCAACCACTTGGCACTGGCGCCGGGCCCGGGCACACTCTACGTCGGTGCCGTGAACCGCCTCTTCCAGCTCAGCCCCGAGCTGCGGCTGCAGGCGGTGGCCGTCACCGGGCCGGTCCTCGACAGCCCCGACTGCGTGCCCTTCCGCGACCCGGCCGACTGCCCGCACGCGCGGCTCACCGACAACGCCAACCAGCTGCTGCTGGTGAGCGGCCGCGCGCGGGAGCTCGTGGCCTGCGGGCAGGTGCGCCAGGGCGTGTGCGACAAGCGGCGCCTGGACGACGTGGCCCACGTGCTGTACCAGGCCGAGGACCCCGGCGACGGGCAGTTTGTGGCCGCCAACGCCCCGGGAGTCGCCACGGTGGGCCTGGTGGTGCAGGCGCCGGACCGGGACCTGCTGCTGGTGGCCCGCGGCCTGGCGGGCAAGCTGTCGGCGGGGGTGCCGCCCCTGACCGTGCGCCAGCTGGCGGGGCCGCAGCCCTTCTCGAGCGAGGGCCTGGGCCGCCTGGTGGTGGGCGACCTCTCCGACTACAACAACAGCTACGTGGGGGCCTTCGCGGCCGGCCGCTCGGCCTACTTCGTGTTCCGCcgccgcggggcgcgggcgcaggCCGACTACCGCTCCTACGCGGCCCGCGTGTGCCTGGGCGATGCCAACCTTTACTCGTACGTGGAGGTGCCCCTCGCCTGCCGGGGCCAGGGCCTCATCCAGGCCGCCGCCGTCACGCCAAGCACCTTGCTGGGGGCATTCGCCGCGGGCcccggcggggcgggcgccgcCCTGTGCGCCTTCCCCCTGGCGCGGCTGGACGCCAGCATGGAGCACGCGCGGCGCCTGTGCTACACGGCGGGTGGCCGCGGCCCCGGCGGCGCCGAGGAAGCCACCGTGGAGTACGGAGTCACCTCCCGCTGCGCCGCCCTGCCCGCC GACTCCCCTGAGTCGTACCCCTGCGGCGACGAGCACACCCCCAGCCCCATTGCTGGCCGCCAGCCCCTGGAGGCCGAGCCCCTGCTGCAGCTCGAGCAGCCCATCAGCGCCGTGGCCGGCCTCCAGGCAGACGGGCACACGATCGCTTTCCTGGGGGACACGCAGGGTCAGCTGCATAAG GTCTTCCTCAATGGCTCCCACGGCCACGTGTACCACTCCCAGCAAGTGGGGCCTCGGGGTTCAGCTATCAGCCCAGACCTGCTGGTGGACGGCAACGGCAGCCACGTCTATGTCCTCACTGCCCAGCAG GTGGACCGGGTACCTGTGGCAGCCTGCTCCGAGTTCCCTGACTGCACCAGCTGCCTCCAGGCCCGGGACCCGCTGTGTGGCTGGTGCGTCCTCCAGGGCAG GTGCACCCTCAAGGGCCAATGCGGGCGGGCAGCCCAGGCCAACCAGTGGCTGTGGAGCTACGAGGACAGCCACTGCCCACACGTCCAGAGCTTGCTGCCGGCCTACCGCCCCCGCCAGGAGCAGGGCCAG GTCACCTTGTCTGTCCCCCGGCTGCCCACCCTGGCCGCGGATGAATACTTCCATTGTGCCTTTGGGGACTATGACAGCTTGGCCCACGTGGAAGGGCCCCACGTGGCCTGTGTCACCCCACCCCAAGACCAGCTGCCGCTTAACCCTCCAGGCACAG accacATCACCTTGCCCCTGGCTTTGATGTTTGAGGATGTGGCTGTGGCTGCCACCAACTTCTCCTTCTACGACTGCAGTGCTGTCCAGGCCTTGGAGGTGGCCGCCCC GTGTCGCGCCTGTGTGGGCAGCATATGGCGGTGCCACTGGTGCCCCCGAAGCAGCCGCTGTGTGTACGGGGAGCACTGCCCAGAGGGCGAGGGGACCATTTACAGCGCCCAGGAG GCGGACGTCCAGGTGCGTGGCCCGGGGGCTTGTCCCCGGGTGGAGGGCCTGGCCGGCCCCGTCCTGCTGCCCGTGGGTTGGAAGAGCCACTTGGCCCTGCGTGTGCGGAACCTTCAGCATTTCGGA AGCCTGCCTGCCTCCTACCACTGCTGGCTGGAGCTGCCCGGAAAACTTCAACGGCTGCCGGCCTCTCTGGAGGAGACGTCCGGGGACGTGGGCCTCATCTCCTGCCAGGCCCAGCAG CTCCACCCGTCCGTGGCCCAGCAGGAGCTCCGGGTGCCCATCTATGTCACCCGGGGTAAGGCTCAGCGGCTGGACAATGCCCACACTCTTCATG TGACCCTGTACGACTGCGCTGTGGGCCACCCTGACTGCAGCCGCTGCCAGGCGGCCAATGGGAGCCTGGGCTGCGTGTGGTGCAGCCACCGCCAGCCCGCCTGTCGCTATGGCCCTCTCTGCCCCCCGGAGGCCGTGGAGTTGCTGTGTCCCTCTCCCCGCATCGACAGA ATTGAGCCCCTGACAGGGCCCCCCGAGGGCGGCTTGGCCCTCACCATCTGGGGCTCCAACCTGGGCCGGGACTTCGCTGAGGTGCAAGACGCCGTGAACGTGGCCGGCCGCCCCTGCAGCCCCGAGCCCTCTCTCTACCGCACCTCTGCCCG GATCGTGTGTGTGACATCCCCCGCCCCCAATGGCACCACTGGGCCAATCCAAGTGGCCATTAAGAATCGGCCACCAGGCATCTCAACCCAACATTTCACCTACCAG GACCCCATCCTGCTGAGCCTGAGTCCCCATTGGGGCCCCCAGGCAGGGGGTACCCAGCTCACTATCCACGGGCAGCACCTCCAGACGGGAGGCAACATCAGTGCCTTTGTGGGTGCACAGCCCTGCCCTAT CCAGGAGCCGGTGTGTCCTGAGGCCATAGTGTGCCACACCATGTCCCAGGCCAGCCCAGGAGAAGCTGTGGTTCGAGTGGTCTTTGGCCACGCCCAGCGCACGCTGCTCACCAGCCCCTTCCAGTACACGGCCAACCCGCAGCTGGTGGCGGCGGAGCCCAGCGTCAGCTTCCGGGG GGGCGGGCGGCTGATCCGAGTCAGGGGCACGGGCCTGGACGTGGTGCAGCAGCCCCTGCTGTCGGTGTGGCTGGCGGCCACGGCGGAGGTGCAGGCTGCAGGTGTCGAGCCCCGGAACCCAACCCCGAGGACGAGCTGTGGGGGCCCCGCCGCAGCGCCCCAGGCTTGTATCCAGCTTCGGGAGGGCTTGCTGCAG TGCTCCACTGTCTGTTCCATCAACTCGTCCAGCCTCCTTCTGTGCCAGAGCCCTGCCGTGCCAGATGGGGTGCACCCCCAGCGGGTCTTCTTCACCCTAGACAACGTGCATGTGGACTTTGCCAGCGCCAACGggggccaggacttccagtaccagcCCAACCCCCGTCTGGCGCCCCTCAGCCGCGAGAAGCCCACCCGCCCCTACCGCCTCAAGCCGGGCAACGTCCTGGACGTGGAG GGCCAGGGCCTCAACCTGGGGATTAGCAAGGAGGAGGTGCGCGTGCACATCGGGGACGGCGAGTGCCTGGTGAAGACGCTCACGCTCACCCACCTGTACTGCGAGCCGCCCTCCCGGGCCCCGCAGCCCGCCAACGGCTCCAGTGCCCTGCCGCAGTTCGTG gTTCAGATGGGCAACGTGCGCCTGGCCCTGGGCCCCGTCCAGTACGAGACTGAGCCCACTCTGTCTGCCTTCCCCGTGGAGGCCCaggtgggcctgggcctgggcgcCGCTGTGCTGATCACCGCtgtcctcctcctcaccctcatGTACAG GCACAAGAGCAAGCAGGCCCTGCGGGACTATCAGAAGGTTCTGGTGCAACTGGAGAACCTGGAGATTGGTGTGGGTGACCAGTGCCGCAAGGAGTTCACAG ACCTGATGACCGAGATGACCGACCTCAGCAGCGACCTGGAGGCCAGCGGGATCCCCTTCCTGGACTACCACACCTACGCTGAGCGGGTCTTCTTCCCGGGGCACGGCGGCTGCCCCCTGCAGCCTGCGCTCGAGGGGCCCGGGGAGGAGGGCCGCCGCGCCCCCGTGCGCCAGGGCCTCACGCAGCTCTCCAACCTGCTCAACAGCAAGCTCTTCCTCCTCACA CTCATCCACACCCTGGAGGAGCAGCCCAGCTTCTCCCAGCGGGACCGCTGCCACGTGGCTTCTCTGCTGTCCCTGGCGCTGCACGGCAAGCTCGAGTACCTGACGGACATCCTGAGGACGCTGCTGAGTGACCTGGCTGCCCACTACGTGCACAAGAACCCCAAGCTCATGCTGCGCAG GACAGAGACCATGGTGGAGAAGCTGCTTACCAACTGGCTGTCCATCTGTCTCTATGCCTTCCTGAAG GAGGTGGCCGGTGAACCGCTGTACATGCTCCTCCGGGCCATACAGTACCAGGTGGACAAGGGCCCCGTGGACGCTGTGACCGGCAAGGCAAAACGGACCCTGAACGACAGCCGGCTGCTTCGGGAGGACGTGGAGTTCCGGCCCCTGACGCTGATGGTGTTGGCGGGCCCCAGGGCTGGCGGGGCCGCAGGGGGCGGCGCGGTGCAGCGCGTGCCCGCCCGGGTGCTCGACACAGACACCATCACCCAGGTCAAAGAGAAGGTGTTGGAGCAAGTCTACAAGGGCACCCCCTTCTCCCAGAGGCCCTCAGCGCACGCCCTAGATCTCG AGTGGCGCTCGGGCCTTGCTGGTCACCTAACCCTGTCAGATGAGGACCTGACCTCAGTGACCCACAACCACTGGAAGAGACTCAACACTCTCCAACACTACAAG GTCCCGGACGGAGCCACCGTGGGGCTCATCCCCCAGCTGCACAACGGAGGGGCCGTCTCCCAGAGCCTGGCCCAGAACTGCACCCTGGGGGAGA ACGTTCCCATGCTGGAGGATGGTGAGGAGGGTGGGGTCCACCTCTGGCACCTGGTGAAAGGCACCGAAGAGCCAGAAGGAGCTAAGGCCCGGCGCAGCAGCCTgagggagcgggagcgggagcgggcgCGGGCCAAGGCCATCCCGGAAATCTACCTCACCCGCCTGCTCTCCATGAAG GGCACCCTGCAGAAGTTCGTGGATGACACCTTCCAGGCCATCCTCAGCGTGAACAGGCCCGTGCCCATCGCCATCAAGTACCTGTTCGACTTCCTGGACGAGCTGGCCGAGAAGCACGGCATCGAGGACCCAGAGACGCTGCACATCTGGAAGACCAACAG cctgctGTTGCGGTTCTGGGTGAACACCCTGAAGAACCCGCAGCTCATCTTTGACGTGCGGGTGTCAGACAACGTGGATGCCATCCTCGCCGTCATCGCCCAAACCTTCATCGACTCCTGCACGGTCTCCGAGCATAAAGTGGGCAGG GCCCACTCCTACCCGGAGCAGGACTCCCCAGTGAACAAACTGCTGTATGCCCGGGAGATCCCTCGCTACAAGCAGATGGTGGAGAG ATACTACTCCGACATCCGCCAGAGCTCTCCGGCGAGCTACCAGGAGATGAACTCGGCTCTGGCCGAGCTCTCTGGG AACTACACGTCTGCTCCCCACTGTCTGGAAGCTCTGCAAGAACTCTACAACCACATCCACAGGTATTATGACCAG ATCATCAGCGCCCTGGAGGAGGACCCTGTGGGCCAGAAGATGCAGCTGGCCTGCCGTCTGCAGCAGGTAGCGGCGCTGGTGGAGAACAAGGTGACGGACCTGTAA